One Owenweeksia hongkongensis DSM 17368 genomic region harbors:
- the porV gene encoding type IX secretion system outer membrane channel protein PorV, which produces MKKILALTVGVFCSVSSLYAQLPGNVSAEGQEDYYNGLRTISTAVPIIAVSPDSRAGGMGDVGAASSPDAASLYWNPAKLAFLEDGTKSLSLSYTPWLNKLVSDINLAYLSYVFKIGDNQGMGFAMRYFSLGDINFTDENNTSLGTGSPYEFTLNGAYALKLSETMSLAVGLRYIFSDLTNGLQDRDAAPGQSFAADLGYYYQSREYNMEGGMKQSASFGIDISNVGAKISYGNSAQSDFLPTNLRLGGGYHLRLDEYNRLSFLVDVNKLLVPSPAVVEGQNGVPQDLNGNDVDDEVLSDNSDVGAFEGIFSSFSDAAGGGKEELEEVVLNVGVEFWYDDKFAIRGGYQYEDEQKGGRQYFTMGLGIKYNVFGLDFAYLIPASATVRSPLENTLRFSLLFNFQDFSDQ; this is translated from the coding sequence ATGAAAAAGATACTAGCGCTTACAGTAGGAGTTTTTTGCTCAGTAAGTTCATTATATGCTCAGCTACCAGGTAATGTTTCAGCTGAGGGTCAGGAGGATTATTATAATGGTCTACGGACAATTTCAACAGCGGTTCCCATTATTGCTGTTTCACCTGACTCACGTGCCGGAGGTATGGGAGATGTGGGGGCGGCATCATCACCCGATGCGGCAAGTTTGTATTGGAACCCAGCCAAGCTTGCCTTTCTTGAAGATGGGACAAAGTCACTTTCGCTTAGTTATACCCCTTGGCTCAATAAGTTAGTTAGTGATATCAATCTTGCTTATTTATCTTATGTTTTCAAAATTGGAGACAATCAAGGGATGGGTTTTGCGATGCGCTATTTTTCTTTGGGAGATATCAACTTTACAGACGAGAATAATACTTCACTAGGTACAGGTTCTCCTTATGAATTTACTCTTAACGGGGCCTATGCTCTAAAGCTAAGTGAAACAATGTCGCTGGCTGTTGGTCTTCGCTACATATTTAGTGACCTTACCAATGGTCTTCAAGATCGTGACGCTGCTCCAGGGCAATCTTTTGCAGCAGATTTAGGTTATTATTACCAAAGTAGAGAGTATAATATGGAAGGTGGTATGAAGCAGTCAGCCAGTTTTGGTATTGATATCTCTAACGTTGGTGCGAAAATATCTTATGGAAATTCAGCGCAAAGCGATTTTTTACCAACCAATCTACGCTTAGGTGGAGGTTATCACTTGAGGTTGGATGAGTATAATCGTTTGTCTTTTTTGGTGGATGTTAATAAGCTTTTGGTTCCATCTCCGGCAGTGGTAGAAGGACAAAACGGAGTTCCTCAGGATTTGAATGGAAATGATGTTGATGATGAGGTACTAAGTGATAATAGTGACGTAGGTGCCTTTGAAGGAATATTTTCATCTTTTAGTGATGCAGCCGGTGGCGGAAAAGAAGAACTTGAAGAGGTTGTGCTAAATGTGGGGGTAGAATTTTGGTATGATGATAAATTTGCAATTCGTGGAGGTTATCAATATGAAGATGAGCAAAAAGGAGGTCGTCAATACTTCACAATGGGATTGGGTATCAAGTACAATGTATTTGGGTTGGATTTTGCTTATTTGATTCCGGCTTCAGCTACAGTAAGGAGTCCGTTAGAGAATACATTACGTTTCTCACTTCTGTTTAATTTTCAGGATTTCTCCGATCAATAA
- the pdhA gene encoding pyruvate dehydrogenase (acetyl-transferring) E1 component subunit alpha, which translates to MPKKKITKAVYLKWYEDMLLWRKFEDKCSAMYIQQKIRGFLHLYNGQEAVLAGSLFAMNKGDKMITAYRNHVQPIGLGEDPRKIMAEMFGKKTGTSNGKGGSMHMFSKEHHFYGGHGIVGGQIPLGAGLAFGDKYQGNDHVTLCYMGDGAVRQGAFHETLNLAMLWKLPVVFVIENNGYAMGTSVARTANHEDIWKLGLGYEMPCGPVDGMDPVKVYESMQEAVDRAREGGGPTLLEVRTYRYKGHSMSDAQHYRTKDEVAQFQAKDPILIVENVIKDKKYATKKELEEIDQRVKDLVNECVKFAEESDFPDPEDLFKNIYTQEDYPFITNN; encoded by the coding sequence ATGCCAAAAAAGAAAATTACCAAAGCAGTTTACCTGAAGTGGTATGAAGATATGTTATTGTGGAGGAAATTTGAAGACAAATGTTCCGCCATGTACATCCAGCAAAAGATTAGAGGTTTCTTGCACCTATATAATGGTCAGGAAGCGGTACTTGCCGGTTCATTATTTGCCATGAATAAGGGCGATAAAATGATAACCGCCTATAGAAATCACGTGCAGCCAATCGGTTTGGGCGAAGACCCAAGAAAGATAATGGCCGAGATGTTTGGTAAAAAAACCGGAACATCTAACGGAAAAGGTGGCTCAATGCACATGTTTTCTAAAGAGCATCACTTTTATGGTGGTCACGGTATCGTAGGAGGGCAGATTCCTTTAGGAGCTGGTCTTGCTTTTGGTGATAAGTATCAAGGTAATGATCACGTTACTCTATGCTATATGGGTGACGGTGCTGTGCGTCAAGGTGCCTTTCATGAGACACTGAACCTCGCTATGCTTTGGAAATTGCCAGTAGTGTTTGTAATAGAAAACAATGGTTATGCAATGGGTACCAGTGTGGCACGTACTGCTAATCATGAAGATATTTGGAAACTAGGACTTGGTTATGAAATGCCATGTGGTCCTGTTGATGGTATGGATCCTGTAAAAGTGTACGAATCCATGCAAGAAGCTGTGGATAGAGCTCGCGAAGGTGGTGGCCCAACTTTATTGGAGGTAAGAACCTACCGCTATAAAGGTCACTCGATGAGTGATGCTCAGCACTATCGCACCAAAGATGAAGTGGCACAATTTCAGGCTAAAGATCCAATCCTTATTGTAGAAAATGTAATTAAGGATAAAAAATACGCCACTAAAAAGGAATTAGAGGAAATCGATCAAAGAGTTAAGGATTTGGTAAACGAATGTGTGAAATTTGCTGAAGAGTCAGATTTCCCGGATCCTGAGGATTTGTTCAAGAATATCTACACTCAGGAGGATTATCCTTTTATAACTAATAATTAA
- a CDS encoding SDR family NAD(P)-dependent oxidoreductase, whose protein sequence is MKNIIVTGASRGIGYYTALQFAKEGHQVLAVARSKDHLEALKSENEAKGNIKTLALDLSSDYNIEQITSVFTQVDVLINNAGALVNKPFSEITQAEMQEVYQTNVFAPYFLVQKLLPNFSSDAHIINIGSVGGVNGTLKFPGLSIYSSSKAAASCLSECWQAEFAETDLTFNSLALGSVQTEMLEQAFPGYKAPLSPEQMAAYVCRFALNEAEFVRGKTVVVSRTNP, encoded by the coding sequence ATGAAAAATATAATAGTAACAGGAGCAAGTAGAGGGATTGGTTACTACACGGCACTGCAGTTTGCAAAGGAAGGTCATCAGGTTTTGGCTGTAGCCAGATCAAAGGATCACTTGGAAGCTTTAAAATCCGAAAATGAAGCAAAGGGTAATATCAAAACTTTAGCATTAGATCTGTCTTCGGATTATAATATTGAGCAAATCACAAGTGTTTTTACCCAAGTAGATGTACTTATTAATAATGCTGGGGCACTCGTCAATAAGCCATTTTCGGAAATAACCCAGGCAGAAATGCAGGAAGTTTACCAAACGAATGTGTTCGCGCCTTATTTTTTAGTTCAAAAGCTGTTGCCAAACTTCTCCAGCGATGCACATATTATAAATATAGGAAGCGTGGGAGGTGTAAATGGTACTTTAAAGTTTCCAGGCCTATCTATATATAGTAGTAGTAAAGCTGCCGCATCATGTTTATCTGAATGTTGGCAGGCGGAATTTGCTGAAACCGACTTAACTTTTAATAGCCTGGCTCTTGGTTCAGTTCAAACTGAAATGCTGGAACAGGCATTTCCTGGGTATAAAGCACCGCTTTCCCCTGAGCAAATGGCAGCTTATGTGTGCCGCTTTGCGCTAAATGAAGCAGAATTTGTGCGAGGAAAAACAGTGGTAGTAAGCAGAACCAATCCTTAA
- the dnaB gene encoding replicative DNA helicase has protein sequence MENAGNKQFANQKRQPKNVIELEKGRIPPQAVDFEEAVLGALLIDNSAINQVIDILSPESFYKEEHQLIFKTVKELFGDSQPVDILTVANLMRKNGDLSSVGGEYYLIELSQKVSSSAHSEFHARIIVQKHIQREMIRVASTIITSAFDESTDVFDLLDQAEQDLFEVAHGNIVKNYSSAHDLIKEAISKIEEISKQEGLSGIPSGFSKVDRVTSGWQPSDLVILAARPGMGKTAFVLSMARNIAVDHKRAVAVFSLEMSSVQLITRLISSETGLTSEKLRKGNLDDHEWQQLLTKVKNLERAPLFIDDTPAISVFDLRAKCRRLVAQHDVKMIIIDYLQLMTAGGKAGGNREQEISTISRSLKSIAKELNVPVIALSQLSRAVETRGGDKRPMLSDLRESGAIEQDADIVSFIYRPEYYDITEWADGSPSEGQAEFIIAKHRNGGLDNVRLRFQGAMAKFSDLEENEGLESMVLESKMNTGSFLDEDDDPYDEQPF, from the coding sequence ATGGAAAATGCTGGAAATAAACAATTTGCCAATCAAAAACGGCAACCAAAAAATGTAATTGAGCTAGAGAAAGGTAGGATACCGCCTCAAGCTGTAGATTTTGAGGAAGCTGTGTTGGGTGCTTTATTGATTGATAATTCCGCTATCAATCAAGTGATTGACATTCTAAGCCCCGAAAGCTTTTACAAAGAAGAACACCAACTTATTTTTAAAACGGTAAAAGAGCTCTTTGGTGATAGCCAGCCAGTAGATATTCTTACCGTAGCCAACCTTATGCGCAAAAATGGAGACTTGAGCTCCGTTGGTGGCGAATATTACCTGATAGAACTTAGTCAAAAAGTATCCTCATCAGCTCACTCTGAATTTCATGCACGCATTATTGTTCAAAAGCACATACAGCGTGAAATGATACGTGTGGCCAGCACTATTATCACCAGTGCATTTGATGAAAGTACTGATGTGTTTGACCTTTTGGATCAAGCAGAACAAGATTTATTTGAAGTAGCACACGGTAACATTGTAAAGAACTACTCCTCAGCTCATGATCTGATAAAAGAAGCTATTTCTAAAATTGAAGAAATCTCTAAACAAGAAGGCTTGAGTGGAATTCCTTCTGGATTCTCCAAAGTAGACCGCGTTACTTCAGGTTGGCAGCCTTCCGATTTGGTTATCCTTGCAGCTCGTCCGGGTATGGGTAAAACGGCTTTTGTACTTTCTATGGCTCGAAATATTGCGGTAGATCACAAACGTGCAGTGGCGGTTTTCTCCTTGGAGATGTCGTCCGTTCAGCTAATCACTCGTTTGATTTCTAGTGAAACTGGCCTTACTTCTGAGAAATTAAGAAAAGGAAACCTGGATGACCATGAGTGGCAGCAACTTCTCACAAAAGTGAAAAACCTGGAACGCGCTCCTTTATTTATTGATGATACTCCTGCAATTAGTGTATTTGACCTTAGGGCAAAATGTAGAAGGTTGGTTGCTCAGCATGATGTGAAGATGATTATCATTGACTACCTACAACTAATGACTGCCGGAGGAAAGGCAGGTGGTAACCGTGAACAAGAAATTAGTACCATTTCACGTTCCTTAAAGAGTATTGCGAAAGAACTTAATGTTCCCGTAATTGCACTATCACAGCTAAGCCGTGCTGTGGAAACGCGTGGTGGCGATAAACGTCCGATGCTTTCTGACCTTCGTGAATCTGGAGCTATTGAGCAGGATGCGGATATTGTATCCTTTATCTATCGCCCCGAATATTATGATATAACCGAGTGGGCTGATGGCTCACCTTCAGAAGGACAGGCCGAATTTATTATAGCAAAACACCGTAATGGTGGCTTAGACAACGTTCGCTTACGCTTCCAAGGTGCCATGGCCAAATTCTCTGACCTTGAAGAAAATGAAGGTTTAGAGAGCATGGTACTGGAATCCAAAATGAACACCGGCAGCTTCCTTGATGAAGATGATGACCCTTATGATGAACAACCGTTTTAA
- a CDS encoding pyruvate dehydrogenase complex dihydrolipoamide acetyltransferase: MAEVVTMPRLSDTMEEGTVAKWHKKVGDKVSEGDLLAEIETDKATMDFESFQEGVLLHIGIEEGSTAPVDSILAILGEKGEDISDILEGKSSSESEKDVKEESTEEKKEGKDEDKKEDKSEKKEESSSESKSKESTSDSSNDDRIKASPLAKKMAEDKGIDLRSVKGTGEGGRIVKQDIDNYKESAAPAAQTELGKESYEDVPVSQMRKVIAKRLAESKFTAPHFYLTLDIDMDAAMEARKSINLISETKISFNDLVVKAVAASLKKHPAVNSSWMGDKIRENHHVHIGVAVAVEDGLLVPVIRHADQKGLATINGEVKALAEKAKNKKLQPAEWEGNTFTISNLGMFGIEEFTAIVNPPDSCILAVGGIKQVPVVKNGAVVPGNVMKVTLSCDHRVVDGATGAGFLQTFKGLLENPMGLIL; the protein is encoded by the coding sequence ATGGCTGAAGTAGTCACTATGCCCCGTCTTAGCGATACCATGGAAGAAGGTACCGTAGCTAAATGGCATAAAAAAGTAGGAGATAAAGTAAGCGAAGGCGACTTATTAGCTGAAATCGAAACTGACAAAGCCACTATGGACTTTGAATCATTTCAGGAAGGTGTCCTTTTACATATAGGTATCGAAGAAGGAAGTACCGCTCCAGTAGATTCCATTCTTGCCATTTTGGGTGAGAAAGGAGAAGATATTAGCGATATTCTTGAAGGCAAGAGTTCTTCTGAATCTGAAAAAGACGTGAAGGAAGAAAGTACAGAGGAGAAGAAAGAAGGTAAGGACGAGGACAAGAAGGAAGATAAATCAGAGAAAAAGGAAGAATCTTCATCTGAGTCTAAATCAAAAGAGTCTACCTCCGATTCTTCAAACGATGATCGCATCAAGGCTTCACCACTTGCTAAGAAAATGGCCGAAGACAAAGGAATTGATCTAAGATCAGTGAAAGGAACTGGTGAAGGCGGTCGAATTGTAAAGCAAGACATAGATAATTATAAGGAATCAGCAGCTCCGGCAGCACAAACCGAGCTTGGTAAAGAAAGTTATGAGGATGTTCCTGTTTCGCAAATGCGAAAAGTAATTGCTAAGCGTTTGGCTGAATCTAAATTCACAGCACCACATTTCTATCTTACTTTGGATATTGATATGGATGCTGCAATGGAGGCGCGTAAGTCGATCAACCTTATTTCTGAAACTAAAATTAGCTTCAATGATTTGGTAGTAAAAGCGGTTGCTGCTTCTTTGAAAAAGCATCCGGCTGTAAATTCAAGTTGGATGGGTGATAAGATTCGCGAGAATCATCATGTTCATATTGGAGTTGCAGTTGCAGTGGAAGATGGACTTTTAGTTCCTGTGATTCGCCATGCTGATCAAAAAGGATTGGCAACAATCAACGGAGAAGTGAAAGCTTTGGCAGAAAAAGCCAAAAACAAGAAGCTTCAACCTGCAGAATGGGAAGGAAACACCTTTACCATTTCCAACCTAGGTATGTTTGGTATAGAAGAATTTACCGCAATCGTTAATCCGCCAGACAGCTGTATTTTGGCTGTTGGAGGAATTAAGCAGGTGCCGGTGGTAAAAAATGGAGCCGTTGTACCTGGTAATGTAATGAAGGTTACCCTAAGTTGCGATCACCGTGTGGTGGATGGAGCAACTGGCGCAGGATTCTTGCAAACGTTCAAAGGATTACTTGAAAACCCAATGGGGCTCATTTTGTAA
- a CDS encoding asparagine synthetase B, translated as MMNNRFKTLFLTFLLLLSIGGKSAYLLIPMDEEGQTNHLKAYGIAYWVLQQEVEMEWLLNYRGGSFLIPYNDAFKIECQIRNVSFEKISDASAAQIRQELSSPAVNMNVVKLEKVPKIAVYSPKSKLPWDDAVTLVLTYAEIPYDLVYDEEVLNDLLPMYDWLHLHHEDFTGQYGKFYAAFRNAPWYIQQKNEAESEAKRMGFNKVSEQKLAVAQKIKEYTIGGGFLFAMCSATDSYDISLSAAGVDICEPMFDGDASDPNYQNKLDYTQTLAFKNYKLSQNPMEYEFSNIDVTQTRKVKPEKDYFTLFEFSAKWDVIPTMLCQNHTQIVKGFMGQTTAFNKSLIKSDVLIMGELKSAGEARYIHGEMGKGTWTFYGGHDPEDYQHRVGDPKTELELYPNSPGYRLILNNILFPAAKKEKQKT; from the coding sequence ATGATGAACAACCGTTTTAAAACACTTTTTCTCACATTTTTACTGCTACTTAGCATTGGCGGAAAGTCGGCCTACCTACTAATCCCAATGGATGAAGAAGGGCAAACTAATCACCTGAAAGCTTACGGAATTGCTTACTGGGTATTGCAGCAAGAAGTGGAAATGGAGTGGTTGTTAAACTATCGAGGTGGTAGTTTTTTGATTCCTTATAATGATGCTTTTAAAATAGAGTGTCAAATACGAAATGTTTCTTTTGAAAAAATAAGTGATGCCTCTGCGGCTCAAATTCGTCAGGAACTGAGTAGTCCAGCGGTGAATATGAATGTGGTGAAATTGGAGAAAGTTCCAAAAATTGCTGTGTATTCACCAAAGTCTAAACTCCCCTGGGATGATGCTGTAACACTGGTTCTCACTTATGCCGAAATCCCTTATGACTTGGTTTATGACGAAGAAGTATTAAATGACCTTCTTCCCATGTATGACTGGCTGCATCTGCATCACGAAGATTTTACCGGCCAATATGGAAAGTTTTATGCCGCCTTTAGAAATGCACCCTGGTACATTCAGCAAAAAAATGAGGCTGAGAGTGAAGCTAAGAGAATGGGATTTAACAAGGTAAGTGAGCAGAAGTTGGCTGTGGCCCAAAAAATTAAAGAGTACACCATTGGTGGCGGATTTTTATTTGCAATGTGCTCTGCTACGGATAGCTATGATATTTCACTTTCTGCAGCCGGAGTGGATATTTGCGAGCCTATGTTTGATGGAGATGCTTCTGATCCGAATTATCAAAACAAACTCGACTACACACAGACTTTGGCTTTTAAAAATTATAAGCTTAGCCAAAACCCCATGGAATACGAGTTTTCTAACATTGATGTTACTCAAACACGTAAAGTAAAACCTGAGAAAGATTATTTCACTCTTTTTGAATTCTCGGCAAAATGGGATGTGATTCCAACTATGCTCTGTCAAAATCATACTCAAATTGTGAAAGGCTTTATGGGACAAACTACAGCCTTCAACAAGTCTTTGATAAAATCTGATGTATTAATAATGGGAGAGCTAAAATCGGCAGGTGAAGCTCGTTACATTCACGGTGAAATGGGAAAAGGTACTTGGACGTTTTATGGCGGTCATGATCCTGAAGATTATCAGCATCGTGTGGGTGATCCAAAGACGGAATTAGAACTATATCCAAATTCTCCTGGGTACCGCCTCATCCTGAACAACATTCTTTTTCCTGCTGCCAAAAAGGAAAAGCAGAAGACCTAA
- a CDS encoding putative porin, with translation MMNIKALACFFLIIISLFSATSFGQLGDGAVKSTKPKFSHQYSFFESDYYYFIDTSFNSLHWYHQFNHRSKDNFSYNVLGSMGNPMNALTLPRQKDIWNYNGLGAYTPYFKSLDNIPFYQTKSPITEANYWMGYDRGQSFNISHTQNITDDWNFVINYKRLNDLGYYDHNRNIQSTFLFNTNYIGKESGYNAHFYYLNEKFNTEENGGVVSDSLFELNQDQRVILDVNLDQDTRELRNRELFVDQNLDLNKILGLINSKQDTALPAAVDSITEVDPKEKAVIAIGHTFRYNASYNKYVGHAPEEGSVGYYDNYFNVTLGEYIDSSHYKSYENAVYLKGQVGNKTRLNVKGGIKNIITEYEGYNYRLVNNGWGITGNIAGKVSEIVSVRGDVDYIFTGNLQQSLDIKAQANLKPVEWLRAFGGYQYSLRYPDYFEQFYFSNNYIWQNRLKKQGVNRLWYGLGWGRNNSLEITNAVYSNYTYYDADVNPVQSDEAITALKAELNQNFEFWNFVHLDNRVAFQKVGGNSEAMPLPEWKTRNALYFEFFLFNKALKCLAGAELNYFTEYYSQSYNPATGRFYNAREELIGNFPIVDLFATFQLRTARIFFKYEHINQPSSGGAYYAAPHFPFPDRKFRIGITWRFFN, from the coding sequence ATGATGAATATCAAAGCTCTCGCTTGTTTTTTTTTAATCATTATTTCCCTGTTTTCAGCGACTTCTTTTGGGCAGTTAGGAGATGGTGCTGTTAAGTCTACAAAACCAAAATTCAGCCATCAGTATTCCTTTTTTGAATCAGACTATTATTACTTCATAGATACCAGTTTTAATTCTCTTCACTGGTACCATCAATTTAATCATAGGAGCAAAGACAATTTCTCTTACAATGTGCTTGGAAGTATGGGCAATCCTATGAATGCGTTGACTTTACCAAGACAGAAAGATATTTGGAATTATAATGGCCTTGGTGCATATACTCCTTATTTTAAATCTTTAGATAATATACCATTTTACCAAACTAAATCTCCGATAACAGAGGCCAATTACTGGATGGGCTATGATAGAGGCCAGAGCTTCAACATTAGCCACACACAGAACATTACGGATGATTGGAACTTTGTGATAAACTATAAAAGGCTTAATGATCTGGGGTATTATGATCACAATAGGAATATTCAGTCTACATTTCTATTTAATACCAATTATATAGGCAAAGAGAGCGGTTATAATGCTCATTTCTACTACTTGAATGAAAAGTTTAATACCGAAGAAAATGGAGGGGTCGTAAGTGACTCCTTGTTTGAGTTAAATCAGGATCAACGTGTAATACTGGATGTTAACTTGGATCAAGATACTCGCGAGTTGAGGAACAGAGAGCTTTTTGTTGATCAGAATTTGGATTTGAATAAGATCTTGGGACTGATAAACTCCAAGCAAGATACAGCACTACCCGCTGCTGTGGATTCTATTACAGAAGTGGATCCTAAAGAAAAGGCAGTTATTGCCATCGGTCATACCTTTAGGTACAATGCCAGTTACAATAAGTATGTGGGGCATGCTCCAGAGGAAGGCTCTGTTGGCTACTATGATAATTATTTCAATGTTACCCTTGGTGAATATATTGACAGTTCGCACTACAAAAGTTACGAGAACGCAGTTTATCTAAAAGGGCAGGTCGGTAACAAAACACGACTAAATGTAAAGGGAGGGATTAAAAATATAATTACTGAATACGAAGGCTACAATTATAGGCTTGTAAATAATGGATGGGGTATAACAGGTAACATTGCGGGTAAAGTGTCGGAGATTGTTTCTGTGAGGGGAGATGTAGATTACATTTTCACAGGAAACCTTCAGCAGAGCTTGGATATAAAAGCGCAAGCAAACTTGAAACCTGTGGAATGGCTTAGGGCATTTGGAGGTTATCAATATAGCTTGAGATATCCCGATTACTTTGAGCAATTTTACTTTAGCAATAACTATATATGGCAAAACAGGCTAAAGAAACAAGGAGTAAACCGCTTGTGGTATGGCTTGGGCTGGGGGCGTAATAATAGCCTGGAGATTACTAATGCTGTGTATAGCAACTATACATATTATGATGCCGATGTAAATCCCGTTCAGTCAGACGAAGCAATCACAGCGCTAAAGGCTGAGTTAAATCAAAATTTTGAATTTTGGAATTTTGTGCATTTAGATAACCGTGTGGCGTTTCAAAAAGTAGGGGGAAATAGCGAAGCGATGCCTTTGCCCGAATGGAAGACACGAAATGCATTGTACTTTGAGTTTTTCTTGTTTAATAAAGCCTTGAAATGTTTGGCGGGAGCGGAGCTTAATTACTTTACAGAATACTATTCCCAAAGTTATAATCCAGCCACAGGACGTTTTTACAATGCCCGTGAAGAGCTAATTGGCAACTTTCCAATAGTTGATTTATTTGCAACTTTCCAGTTGAGGACCGCTCGAATATTTTTCAAGTATGAGCATATAAATCAACCAAGTAGTGGTGGTGCATATTATGCTGCTCCGCACTTTCCGTTTCCAGATAGAAAGTTTAGAATCGGAATCACCTGGAGGTTCTTTAACTAA